The Nitrospirales bacterium genome includes a window with the following:
- a CDS encoding DUF4384 domain-containing protein, with protein sequence MLKHVTTFIVLLIFLTSCATQPMGGSSLSDNPCQPNTQSFGSSFMQSQFASSLMKFGGNLLATAANNYSQKYTGKLEKFLTKLVTPKKKRKRNQDDDQFTQDQVFTDDQQDFQGTSDSDQGVFDQDQGVVDDGQEFVEEGGDPNEAFQDQGSGDEQGFVDVEFQEQQDGEFDQEVSAQFVEEPVSRGISGRFPVGQPEQDPCAQFQDQQGGDQTYAGQQDGYQEDGQQYAYDEAQSQQGYEDQGYDESTQDGVDDQGQGYDQGGSGEAIGLDVALVRKTMRNGAPVILPVQDGDVLRDGRGNPQAGDKFRVMFRPNSTAYVYVIAVDGSGWAQGIFPSPTSPFANPVKAGEQYVIPESSHWFSLDQFKGVETLFFIASNGPRQDIEDIFKSIMGRERPASATPQQVTQAAIIPNGYGGAHPSQTPFDITLASGGQHEIVPTSFLAKTAGEDLRITRWFRHQ encoded by the coding sequence ATGTTGAAACACGTTACAACATTCATCGTCCTCCTCATATTTCTGACCTCCTGCGCCACGCAACCCATGGGGGGAAGTTCGCTTTCCGACAACCCCTGTCAACCCAACACGCAATCCTTCGGATCAAGCTTCATGCAGAGTCAATTTGCCTCATCTCTTATGAAATTCGGAGGCAACCTGCTGGCGACGGCGGCCAACAATTACAGCCAAAAATACACAGGGAAACTCGAGAAATTTTTAACAAAACTCGTCACGCCCAAGAAAAAGCGAAAACGCAATCAGGACGATGACCAGTTCACCCAAGATCAGGTCTTCACCGATGACCAGCAGGACTTTCAGGGTACATCGGACAGTGATCAGGGCGTCTTCGATCAAGATCAAGGCGTTGTCGATGATGGACAAGAATTCGTGGAGGAAGGCGGTGATCCCAACGAAGCGTTCCAAGATCAAGGCAGCGGGGACGAACAAGGCTTTGTTGATGTGGAGTTTCAAGAGCAACAAGACGGAGAATTCGACCAAGAAGTTTCCGCGCAATTTGTCGAGGAACCGGTTTCACGGGGCATTTCTGGACGATTTCCGGTCGGACAACCTGAACAGGATCCTTGTGCGCAATTTCAAGACCAGCAAGGCGGCGATCAGACCTATGCTGGCCAACAGGATGGCTACCAAGAAGATGGCCAGCAATATGCGTATGACGAGGCTCAGTCACAGCAAGGCTACGAAGACCAAGGGTATGACGAGTCTACGCAAGATGGCGTTGACGATCAGGGACAGGGATACGATCAAGGGGGTTCAGGAGAGGCAATCGGCCTGGACGTCGCGCTCGTCCGGAAGACGATGCGAAACGGTGCCCCTGTCATTCTCCCCGTTCAAGATGGCGACGTGTTACGGGATGGACGCGGCAACCCACAAGCCGGAGATAAATTCCGCGTCATGTTCCGACCGAATAGTACCGCTTACGTCTACGTCATCGCTGTAGATGGCTCGGGGTGGGCACAAGGTATTTTTCCGTCCCCGACTTCTCCGTTTGCGAATCCGGTCAAAGCCGGGGAACAATACGTCATCCCTGAATCATCACACTGGTTCAGCTTGGATCAGTTCAAGGGAGTAGAGACGCTTTTCTTTATCGCTTCGAATGGGCCTCGTCAAGACATCGAAGATATTTTCAAGAGCATCATGGGCCGGGAACGGCCAGCTTCCGCGACTCCTCAACAAGTCACACAAGCTGCGATCATTCCGAATGGTTACGGCGGTGCCCACCCCAGTCAAACCCCGTTCGACATCACCTTAGCCTCCGGCGGTCAACATGAAATCGTCCCGACCAGCTTTTTAGCGAAGACGGCGGGGGAGGACCTTCGAATTACGCGCTGGTTCCGGCATCAATAG
- a CDS encoding zf-HC2 domain-containing protein, translating into MNEPEALEPTTHQQAILLPWYVAGTLDDREKLEVETHLKNCETCRMEFDEIQRTQLAVKAAIGERQGPSPAVLTKVMSRIREEKASAQHTTSQPVHEHDPGLWSRLESWLQSLFATPWVPVLATALIVGQSAFLLTNLGGPSSGSDPAGQGPGPIIERGIPKAPTPVHTSRLQVTFAESATQGDIQSLLRTIEAQVTRGPLPDGSYILTIPTTNHTQIQDSLQTLLAKPQLIRSAISVSP; encoded by the coding sequence ATGAATGAACCAGAAGCCTTAGAACCCACGACTCACCAGCAAGCCATACTCCTTCCCTGGTATGTCGCCGGTACGCTGGACGATCGGGAAAAGCTTGAGGTTGAAACTCACTTGAAGAATTGTGAGACCTGTCGGATGGAATTTGACGAGATACAACGCACCCAACTGGCTGTAAAGGCTGCGATCGGTGAACGGCAAGGTCCCTCTCCCGCCGTGTTGACCAAAGTCATGTCGCGGATTCGAGAAGAGAAGGCATCCGCTCAACACACGACGTCCCAACCTGTCCATGAGCACGATCCCGGTCTCTGGAGTCGACTTGAATCCTGGCTTCAATCGCTCTTCGCCACTCCCTGGGTGCCTGTTCTCGCGACCGCGCTCATCGTCGGCCAATCGGCTTTTCTGTTAACAAATCTTGGCGGACCATCATCAGGATCAGATCCGGCCGGCCAAGGACCTGGGCCTATCATCGAACGAGGAATTCCGAAAGCTCCAACGCCAGTACATACAAGCCGGCTACAAGTCACCTTTGCCGAATCAGCGACACAGGGTGACATTCAGTCCTTACTCCGGACGATTGAAGCCCAGGTCACCCGAGGACCTTTGCCCGACGGGTCCTACATCCTGACGATCCCTACGACGAATCATACTCAAATACAAGATAGCCTACAGACCCTCCTCGCCAAACCACAGCTCATCCGTTCAGCGATCTCCGTATCTCCTTGA
- a CDS encoding sigma-70 family RNA polymerase sigma factor → MDTTDFQDRSDQELVAMAGKGDEDAFQALYHRYEKRVFQYMMSTLGDPHLTEETMVEVMVAVWKGAGKFRGASKVSTWIFGIAHHKAIDAIRRVSSQRRSSLPLDDAAETVDPSDGPEDKAQQQDLAKLTNQAMQDLSADHREVLHLAFFEELSYQDIAAMLEIPINTVKTRVYYAKQQLKGQMQSLGVSESML, encoded by the coding sequence ATGGACACGACTGACTTTCAGGACAGGAGCGATCAGGAGTTGGTCGCGATGGCCGGAAAAGGAGATGAAGACGCCTTTCAGGCATTGTATCATCGGTATGAAAAACGGGTGTTTCAATACATGATGAGTACGCTTGGCGACCCTCATCTCACTGAAGAAACCATGGTGGAGGTTATGGTTGCCGTGTGGAAGGGTGCCGGGAAATTTCGCGGGGCCTCCAAAGTGTCGACTTGGATCTTTGGGATCGCTCATCATAAAGCCATCGATGCGATCCGTCGAGTCTCGAGCCAACGCCGGAGTTCGCTCCCGCTAGACGATGCGGCAGAAACCGTCGACCCCTCTGACGGCCCGGAAGACAAGGCCCAGCAACAAGACCTGGCGAAATTGACGAATCAGGCCATGCAAGATCTCTCCGCCGATCACCGGGAAGTGCTGCATTTGGCGTTTTTCGAGGAGCTTTCCTATCAAGACATCGCAGCAATGTTAGAAATCCCGATCAATACGGTCAAAACACGGGTCTATTATGCCAAGCAACAGCTCAAGGGCCAGATGCAGTCCTTGGGCGTGAGCGAGAGCATGTTATGA
- a CDS encoding caspase family protein, whose translation MKIRHIPSVRNMLPILCVLCLAHLFSWLSPGLAQSSTSSEPVRRALLIGIGKYQGLPRLPGSKNDINLVHQVLKTQYGFADENMRILRDEDATRENVLSALEQFVSEVGPNDVAYIHYSGHGSQVEDVNGDEANDQLDETIVPHDGRTEGVPDITDDELEAIFAKLKTTNAVVVLDSCHSGTATRGLEVRVRSIPQDTRVNLYKRSAVRTRAIVPLASARYVLMSGAAANEEALDGPVDGRYHGFFTHSLFKSLQSADADSSASEVFAGAKQELKRIQNQFGRSSMPEPQLEAPQGRLAQPLFVLARGTSSRKSPSQATEVRRSWVKVENHGKDSVLLVQAVELGGAPGSVWGIFGKDEREFHTAQAQAFARVVKTQGTHSMAVVEPHGVKIGQGARATLLVPAPPSGRIPVRLRRVDSKSQAWLQAELKKRLGDVEIVGEGVFARFIVDVEGKSLRVYSADAAKEVAALPASRTADSADSLAQVLTQSRNASNLLALENPNSRIGLDVRVVQVGERGIAVVSDRMEAPTYQIRQQGQPRTLTNSLQLEISTDTDAYITIVDVDAEGSVNVLFPNPYQKRTFLADGFIKANQPVLVPDSLRSGNRAGFHFDYANPPGVDTIRVFASTDRRLAEKIRRAVHPQRSGESNRPSLSGRPGAQLASLRQELVGSLTRGLITVPDEPVMMPAQTTVPQELPVMAQAQEVVEPEQYEESMNQQSEYAEEAGLMETQYEEPSEPIAFEAIPVQQTIPDWTAASVTVLVGE comes from the coding sequence ATGAAGATTCGGCATATTCCATCCGTAAGAAACATGCTTCCGATACTGTGTGTTCTTTGCCTCGCTCACCTGTTCTCGTGGCTGAGTCCGGGGTTGGCTCAATCTTCCACCTCTTCTGAACCCGTGCGACGGGCCTTGCTCATTGGCATCGGGAAGTATCAAGGGTTACCGAGACTCCCCGGCTCGAAGAACGATATTAACCTGGTTCACCAAGTGTTAAAGACTCAGTACGGATTCGCGGACGAGAATATGCGCATTCTCCGTGACGAAGACGCCACCCGGGAGAACGTTCTGTCGGCGCTGGAACAGTTTGTCTCCGAAGTCGGTCCGAATGACGTGGCATATATTCATTATTCCGGCCATGGGTCTCAGGTGGAAGATGTGAACGGCGATGAGGCGAATGACCAACTGGATGAAACGATCGTTCCGCACGATGGCCGGACGGAAGGCGTTCCGGATATTACGGATGATGAGTTGGAAGCCATTTTCGCCAAACTCAAGACAACGAATGCCGTGGTGGTATTGGATTCCTGTCATTCGGGTACTGCCACTCGCGGGTTAGAGGTGCGGGTCCGATCCATCCCACAGGATACTCGCGTGAATCTGTACAAGCGGTCTGCAGTAAGGACACGAGCCATCGTTCCGTTGGCCTCGGCCCGCTATGTGCTCATGAGTGGGGCCGCGGCCAATGAAGAAGCGCTCGATGGTCCGGTTGATGGACGCTATCACGGGTTTTTCACACATTCCTTGTTCAAGAGCCTTCAATCGGCGGATGCTGACTCATCCGCGTCAGAGGTCTTTGCCGGAGCCAAACAGGAATTAAAGCGCATTCAGAATCAATTCGGACGGTCCAGCATGCCGGAACCGCAACTCGAAGCTCCTCAGGGCCGATTAGCTCAACCACTCTTTGTTTTGGCCCGTGGAACGAGTTCACGTAAGAGCCCTTCGCAAGCGACGGAAGTTCGTCGGTCTTGGGTAAAGGTAGAAAATCATGGAAAAGACAGTGTGTTGCTGGTGCAGGCGGTTGAACTCGGTGGTGCGCCAGGTTCCGTCTGGGGGATTTTTGGAAAAGATGAAAGAGAGTTTCATACGGCACAAGCCCAAGCATTTGCCAGAGTCGTCAAGACTCAAGGAACCCATTCAATGGCTGTGGTCGAACCTCACGGTGTGAAAATTGGGCAAGGGGCACGGGCGACGTTGTTGGTCCCGGCCCCGCCATCCGGGCGCATACCCGTCCGTCTTCGTCGTGTTGATTCCAAGAGTCAAGCCTGGTTGCAGGCGGAGTTGAAAAAACGATTAGGTGATGTGGAGATCGTCGGAGAAGGTGTGTTTGCGAGGTTCATCGTTGATGTCGAGGGCAAGAGCCTTCGAGTGTACAGCGCTGATGCGGCAAAGGAAGTGGCTGCCTTACCGGCTTCGCGAACGGCCGACTCTGCGGATTCTCTCGCACAGGTTCTTACGCAATCCAGGAATGCCTCCAATCTATTAGCCCTGGAAAACCCCAATTCTCGGATAGGCCTGGACGTTCGTGTCGTACAGGTTGGCGAACGGGGCATCGCGGTGGTCAGCGATCGGATGGAGGCCCCCACCTACCAGATTCGCCAGCAAGGGCAACCACGCACGTTGACGAATAGTCTGCAACTCGAAATTTCTACTGATACCGACGCGTACATCACGATCGTGGATGTCGATGCCGAAGGCAGTGTTAATGTGCTGTTCCCCAATCCTTACCAGAAGAGAACTTTTCTGGCTGACGGCTTTATTAAAGCCAATCAACCGGTGTTGGTTCCTGATTCGCTTCGATCGGGAAACCGTGCCGGTTTTCATTTTGACTATGCGAACCCTCCAGGAGTGGATACGATTCGGGTTTTTGCCAGCACCGACCGGCGCCTGGCCGAGAAAATTCGTCGAGCGGTTCATCCTCAGCGCTCAGGAGAATCCAATCGTCCTTCTCTATCTGGGAGACCAGGTGCGCAATTGGCGAGCCTTCGGCAAGAATTAGTGGGCAGTCTCACTCGTGGGTTGATTACGGTGCCTGACGAACCTGTCATGATGCCGGCTCAGACGACCGTGCCCCAGGAATTGCCGGTGATGGCGCAAGCCCAGGAAGTCGTCGAACCTGAACAATATGAAGAAAGTATGAACCAACAGTCAGAATATGCCGAAGAGGCCGGCTTGATGGAAACCCAGTACGAAGAGCCTTCCGAGCCAATCGCCTTTGAGGCTATCCCCGTACAACAAACCATTCCGGATTGGACCGCCGCTTCGGTTACCGTACTGGTAGGAGAATAA
- a CDS encoding DUF362 domain-containing protein, whose amino-acid sequence MHDEAKNFLTWSRRQFLKLLLASGSLAASSLPQPSVGGGSEFHAQVFIGKASAYGSNLRDVIARGFHELGVSPAEIKGKRILLKPNLVETHVERAHINTHPLVVRAAIEVFLSLGARAVLVGEGPGHRQDAWQILEESGLGPILHEDRIPFTNLNEQTGFSVANQGRWTALATLTFPRMFRDIDWIVSMPKLKTHHWAGVTLSMKNLFGVMPGLYYGWPKNVFHHQGIHQSIVDITATLKPHFSIVDGIVGMEGDGPIMGTPKPMGVLAMGRNLTAVDATCARLMGIDPYKVPYLLAADEWLGPLGEARIVQRGEPIWSMRQDFALLEDVPAHQGLRLG is encoded by the coding sequence ATGCATGACGAAGCAAAGAATTTTCTGACCTGGTCCCGGCGTCAGTTCCTCAAGCTCTTGTTGGCCAGCGGCTCCCTGGCTGCCTCTTCGTTGCCGCAACCATCGGTTGGAGGGGGATCAGAGTTTCATGCCCAGGTATTCATCGGAAAAGCGAGTGCCTACGGGAGTAATCTTCGCGACGTGATCGCCAGAGGATTTCACGAACTTGGGGTTTCTCCTGCAGAGATTAAGGGGAAAAGGATCTTACTCAAGCCGAATCTCGTTGAAACCCACGTTGAGCGCGCGCATATCAATACCCATCCATTGGTCGTGCGTGCGGCCATTGAGGTTTTTCTGAGTCTTGGCGCTCGTGCGGTTCTGGTGGGTGAAGGGCCTGGGCATCGGCAGGATGCGTGGCAGATTCTAGAGGAATCAGGCTTGGGACCGATTCTGCACGAGGACCGTATTCCATTCACGAACTTGAATGAACAAACGGGTTTCTCTGTCGCGAATCAAGGCCGGTGGACGGCTTTGGCCACTCTCACGTTTCCCAGAATGTTTCGTGATATCGATTGGATCGTCTCGATGCCCAAGTTGAAAACCCATCATTGGGCTGGAGTCACGCTGTCCATGAAAAATCTATTTGGCGTCATGCCCGGGCTGTACTATGGGTGGCCCAAGAATGTGTTCCATCATCAAGGCATACACCAATCGATCGTGGATATTACTGCGACGTTGAAACCGCACTTTTCGATCGTGGACGGAATCGTAGGCATGGAGGGCGATGGCCCGATTATGGGGACGCCGAAACCCATGGGAGTCCTGGCGATGGGAAGAAATCTCACCGCCGTGGATGCGACTTGCGCGCGGTTGATGGGCATCGACCCCTACAAGGTTCCCTATCTGCTGGCCGCCGATGAATGGCTTGGTCCTCTCGGTGAGGCGCGCATCGTGCAGCGTGGAGAACCAATTTGGTCAATGCGGCAAGACTTTGCTCTGCTCGAAGACGTTCCGGCGCACCAAGGCCTACGGTTGGGATAA
- the tpx gene encoding thiol peroxidase — protein sequence MRYKRSMTICLMSGISLCVVIGCTTTQEGSHKGFIYKDLPVTHKTVSVGEGTSVTLHGKNFALSGNELKLGDTLRNVQVASKDLSLVDIAQTKGKVRIISVVPSIDTKVCEQQTHYLSEKNEGLDQEVELLTVSIDTPFAQDRFAKEANIHNVTFYSDYRGGEFGKSHGLFIQQPHILSRAVMVVDKDNVIRYLQVTPELAELPDMEAAFEAARSLIKQG from the coding sequence GTGCGATACAAACGATCAATGACCATCTGTTTAATGAGTGGAATAAGTCTGTGTGTCGTCATAGGATGTACGACAACTCAAGAAGGCAGTCACAAGGGGTTCATTTACAAAGACCTGCCCGTAACCCACAAAACGGTGTCAGTCGGTGAAGGGACGAGCGTCACGCTTCATGGGAAAAATTTTGCGCTGTCCGGCAACGAACTCAAACTCGGCGACACGCTTCGCAACGTACAGGTGGCGAGCAAAGACCTTTCTCTCGTCGATATCGCGCAGACAAAAGGAAAAGTCCGGATCATTAGTGTCGTGCCGTCGATCGATACGAAGGTGTGCGAGCAACAAACACATTATCTCAGTGAGAAGAACGAAGGCCTGGACCAGGAAGTGGAACTCCTGACGGTGAGCATCGACACACCTTTTGCCCAGGACCGATTCGCCAAAGAGGCCAACATTCACAATGTCACGTTTTATTCGGATTACCGGGGTGGGGAATTCGGAAAATCGCACGGACTCTTTATTCAACAGCCACACATCCTGTCCAGAGCCGTCATGGTGGTCGACAAAGATAACGTCATCCGGTATTTACAGGTTACGCCTGAATTGGCCGAATTACCCGACATGGAAGCCGCCTTTGAAGCCGCGCGCTCACTCATCAAACAGGGTTAA
- a CDS encoding aminotransferase class V-fold PLP-dependent enzyme, with the protein MNKRPMTYLNYAGLCPTHPEAEQEVADTLASLKHYLYSDAGVEWYRTKIQQCRETVAGLLHVPDASNIAFVPNASTANHLLVSALTWNPGDDIVSTTHENPSIRNALLALQAKGVKTHFIPPSSSPEHFLKSLEQNVSRLNLKAIILSHVSHVDGRVFPIAEIAEFSRSHDIFFAVDGAQAVGQIDVNFQALNCDAYFFSGYKWCRGPLGTGALIISDRLAASASSLWSQPIDHGQSPASRFEIGTHNIGLIAGLARTCHIKRQHGVETAKLFQIREFVLREFQQMPMIKIQGWTGPQAPGILTFRCLRPDRHDRLYRQLYDDWHIVVKAFSDYPAGACPSFRLSWMPETDLQDVKKVLETIKLYV; encoded by the coding sequence ATGAACAAACGGCCGATGACCTACCTCAATTACGCTGGCCTCTGTCCGACTCATCCAGAAGCCGAACAGGAGGTCGCAGATACACTTGCCTCACTCAAGCACTATTTATACTCCGATGCCGGCGTCGAATGGTATCGCACGAAAATTCAACAATGTCGTGAAACCGTGGCGGGCTTGCTACACGTGCCTGATGCTTCGAATATCGCGTTTGTGCCCAATGCCTCGACGGCGAACCATCTCCTCGTCTCCGCGCTGACCTGGAACCCAGGCGATGATATTGTCAGCACCACTCACGAGAATCCTTCCATACGAAATGCACTACTGGCACTCCAAGCAAAAGGCGTCAAGACGCACTTTATTCCCCCTTCATCTTCTCCAGAACATTTTTTGAAATCGCTGGAACAAAACGTGAGCCGATTGAACCTCAAAGCCATCATCCTCAGTCACGTATCGCACGTCGATGGACGGGTTTTTCCCATCGCCGAGATTGCGGAATTTTCCAGATCCCATGACATCTTTTTCGCTGTGGATGGCGCACAAGCCGTAGGACAGATCGACGTCAACTTTCAGGCTTTGAATTGCGACGCATACTTTTTCTCAGGCTATAAATGGTGCCGGGGGCCATTAGGAACAGGAGCGCTCATCATCTCTGACCGTTTGGCCGCATCTGCCTCGTCGCTTTGGTCACAACCCATCGACCATGGACAATCCCCCGCCTCTCGATTCGAGATCGGCACACACAACATCGGACTCATCGCCGGCTTGGCACGGACCTGTCACATAAAGCGTCAGCATGGCGTAGAGACGGCCAAGCTTTTTCAAATCCGGGAATTCGTACTGCGAGAATTCCAGCAGATGCCCATGATCAAAATTCAAGGATGGACCGGACCGCAGGCTCCGGGGATTCTGACATTCCGGTGTCTGCGTCCCGACAGGCATGACCGTCTCTATCGACAGCTGTACGACGATTGGCATATCGTGGTCAAAGCCTTCTCGGATTATCCAGCTGGCGCATGCCCCAGTTTCCGGCTTTCCTGGATGCCGGAAACCGATCTTCAGGACGTGAAAAAAGTCTTGGAAACGATCAAGCTCTATGTGTAA
- the egtD gene encoding L-histidine N(alpha)-methyltransferase — MTGLPKIIVDVHISGETPHNIKSELRQGLSASPRTLPTKYLYDDRGSELFEDICNLPEYYQTRTERALLNTCADQIISLTNAEELVELGSGAATKTRVLLDAMEKANQLRFYVPFDVSEGIVRRVAQELVDEYEGLHVHGVVGDFLSHLEHIPEGGRRLVVILGGTIGNLNPQAALNFVSSIQREMASGDFFLLGVQLETNIVRIERAYNDSAGVTAEFNKNILYVMQGMVGATLDPDTFDHVALYDSTNHRIEMRLRSKEQQHIHMPSIDFSFTLEKGEDILTEISTKYDHSRTEALLRQSGFDMIKWYTDPEELIGLALARKP; from the coding sequence ATGACAGGACTGCCCAAAATCATCGTCGATGTTCATATCAGTGGTGAGACGCCGCACAACATCAAATCAGAATTACGACAAGGCTTGTCAGCATCGCCTCGAACATTGCCGACCAAATATCTCTATGACGATCGAGGCTCAGAGCTGTTCGAGGATATCTGTAATCTTCCTGAGTATTACCAGACACGAACGGAACGGGCATTGCTCAATACCTGCGCCGATCAGATCATTAGCCTCACAAACGCCGAAGAATTAGTTGAGCTCGGTTCAGGAGCTGCGACTAAAACTCGCGTACTGCTCGATGCGATGGAAAAGGCCAATCAATTACGTTTCTATGTGCCCTTCGATGTCAGTGAAGGCATCGTCCGTCGAGTCGCCCAGGAACTCGTCGACGAATATGAAGGTCTTCACGTCCATGGCGTCGTTGGGGATTTCCTGTCACATCTCGAACATATTCCAGAGGGTGGTCGCCGACTGGTCGTCATCTTGGGCGGCACGATCGGAAATCTCAATCCGCAGGCCGCGCTGAACTTTGTCTCGTCCATTCAGAGGGAGATGGCGTCTGGCGATTTTTTCTTATTAGGCGTGCAACTCGAAACCAACATCGTACGCATCGAACGAGCCTACAACGATTCAGCCGGCGTCACCGCTGAGTTCAATAAAAATATTTTATATGTCATGCAAGGTATGGTCGGAGCGACACTTGATCCCGACACATTCGACCATGTTGCCCTCTATGACTCGACCAACCACCGGATCGAAATGCGCTTACGTTCGAAAGAGCAGCAACATATCCACATGCCGAGCATTGACTTTTCCTTTACTCTTGAAAAAGGGGAAGATATCCTCACAGAAATCAGCACCAAGTATGATCACTCGCGGACTGAGGCTCTTTTACGTCAATCCGGGTTCGACATGATCAAATGGTACACCGACCCTGAAGAACTCATCGGCCTGGCGCTTGCGCGAAAACCCTGA
- a CDS encoding ABC transporter permease subunit codes for MTGWMRFLTSLVFLSLLVPLETSASSRDRHIIVGSKNFMENRLLAEIFAQLIEAKTDIRVERRLGLAGTQVAFEALKTGAIDLYPEYTGTGLVSILKQAPAKSARDTLNRVRVEFLSRWNLVWISPLGFENSYALAVPRTRAKQLKLRTISDLAKIAPTLKAGLGYEFVQRPDGIPGLRQTYGLAFKEIVTMQQTMKYQAANTGEVDVLDVYTTDGRLAVYDFTVLEDDRRFFPPYEAAALIREETLTRYPRVGVILSLLTDALDTKLMQSLNLRIQEKGDTVERVAHDALEAIGLFKPQPTAASDNSRDTNMFHYLLEHRQTLATHTLEHLRLAGMGLSLGILLAVPLGLLLERQRSIAEPLIRLIGTTQTIPSIALLAFMIPFFGVGMLPAIMALWLYSLYPILRNTYSGLRDAAPSAVEAARALGMTDWQILTWVRLPLSAPVIMAGIRTSAVITVGTATLAAFIGAGGLGVPIVSGLQLANTTLILSGALPAALLALIVDGLLSLLERWIKPRGLER; via the coding sequence ATGACAGGCTGGATGCGTTTCTTGACGAGTCTCGTATTCCTTTCCCTCCTCGTCCCTCTTGAGACGTCCGCATCTTCCCGGGACCGCCACATCATCGTCGGGTCCAAAAATTTTATGGAAAACCGTCTGCTCGCAGAAATATTCGCTCAGCTCATCGAAGCCAAGACAGACATACGAGTGGAACGCCGGCTCGGTCTCGCCGGAACTCAAGTCGCATTTGAAGCACTGAAGACGGGAGCAATAGACCTTTACCCTGAATACACAGGAACCGGGCTCGTCAGCATCCTCAAGCAAGCACCAGCTAAAAGTGCACGTGACACGTTGAATCGCGTTCGCGTGGAATTTTTGTCTCGATGGAATCTGGTATGGATCAGCCCGTTAGGGTTTGAAAACTCTTACGCCCTGGCCGTCCCGAGAACACGCGCGAAGCAACTCAAACTTCGAACAATTTCTGATCTCGCGAAGATTGCCCCCACTCTGAAAGCCGGCTTAGGGTATGAGTTCGTTCAACGGCCGGACGGCATTCCAGGGTTGCGGCAAACATACGGACTTGCATTTAAAGAAATCGTGACGATGCAACAAACCATGAAGTATCAAGCGGCAAACACTGGAGAAGTGGATGTCTTAGACGTGTACACGACTGACGGACGCCTTGCGGTCTACGATTTTACGGTGCTCGAAGATGACCGCCGGTTTTTCCCGCCCTATGAAGCCGCCGCCTTAATCCGCGAGGAGACACTGACGCGCTATCCACGAGTAGGCGTGATCTTATCCCTCTTAACGGATGCCCTTGATACGAAACTGATGCAATCCCTGAATCTGCGAATTCAAGAAAAAGGGGATACCGTCGAACGCGTGGCCCATGACGCCCTGGAAGCCATCGGTCTCTTCAAACCGCAACCGACTGCCGCTTCAGACAATTCTCGGGATACAAACATGTTCCACTATCTACTGGAACACAGACAGACGCTTGCCACCCATACCCTGGAACACCTACGGCTCGCAGGAATGGGACTGAGCCTGGGCATTCTTCTGGCTGTTCCGCTTGGCCTTCTCCTCGAACGTCAACGATCCATCGCTGAACCTCTGATCCGATTGATTGGGACGACACAAACGATTCCGTCTATCGCGTTACTCGCCTTCATGATACCGTTCTTTGGAGTGGGCATGCTGCCGGCTATCATGGCCTTGTGGCTCTATTCACTATATCCCATCCTCCGAAACACGTACTCCGGTTTGCGCGATGCCGCGCCATCTGCCGTCGAAGCCGCCCGTGCGCTCGGGATGACCGATTGGCAAATCCTGACCTGGGTGCGTCTCCCACTGTCCGCTCCTGTGATCATGGCAGGCATTCGCACATCCGCCGTCATCACCGTCGGAACGGCAACTCTTGCCGCATTCATCGGAGCAGGCGGACTGGGCGTCCCCATTGTTTCAGGATTGCAGCTGGCCAACACGACACTGATCCTCTCAGGAGCCCTGCCTGCTGCACTGCTCGCCCTCATCGTTGACGGTCTGTTAAGTCTCCTTGAGCGATGGATAAAGCCACGAGGCCTTGAGAGATAG